From the genome of Anopheles funestus chromosome 2RL, idAnoFuneDA-416_04, whole genome shotgun sequence:
AAGCTTCCAAGCGTACACTCTCATCATCATTCCTGAATGCAGCGACAACTCAAAGCAGCACGCTGACCACGACCTCACAACTTAGCTCCGACTCGCTACCCGATCTATCCAAGAAGCGGCGTAAACAATCGATGCCGATTCGATTTTCTGCCAACGGTACGGCGATTGAAATACCAGCGAACGCCGGTTCCGACACAGTAGTCGATATTGATGAACGTTCGCTAGACGGAGCGCGTGAAAATGTTCATGATGACGCGCCGGAAGCGGATCAGGAGCGAGCAGAAGCCGATAGCTCACCGAACCCCACCAGTCCAGCGATGGAAAACGGCGATGACGAAGGAGCAGCATTGCTGGAAGAGCAGCAGAACAACTTTCAGAAGATATTTCTTTCGAACCTTAGTCAATTACAGCAAAAACACCTACAGTTGCAGCAGCAGAACAGTGAAGGGTTTCTCGGTTTGGCCAATACGGGTGCAACGCTGCCCGAAAATTTTCTGACCTCCAAGCTAAACAGTTTCATAGCTATGAGTGGCGCTCGAGCAGACAGAGAATCGTCCTCACAGGCCAGAAGTGACGATGAGCAAGAGGTTAACGAAGAACGTCCACAATCGATCGCCGACGAACCAgagcaaagaaataaaagtcgCGAACAGTCACCTGTCATCAAAAGTGTTACATCAATGGATGGTATCCAGAAGTCACGAGAAACCGACCCCGAAGGTAATACACCACCGCCGCCAACGTCTAACTCTGTGCCGGGAAATGAAGACAAAATAGCAGAACAACCCTCAAATACGACCAGTCCACCAAAGATATCCCTCAAGAAAGAACTCTTGATGGACCCGGAATGGGATGGCGAAATTCGCAGCAACTTTCCCAAAGCGGATGATTGGATATCAATTGCCGGACTGTCCTTCCCATTCCCACCGGAAGCTGCTGCGGCACTGTCCGCTTCAGGCTATCTTCCCCAGCTGCCACTGCTGGGAGTACCTACGGTGTCTGCATTTGGCACATCCGCTGATGGTAACAGTCGCCCTGGAGTTCCGCCGTTGCGTATTTTCAACCCGGAAGCGTATTGCGATCTGTGCAATAAGGAGTTTTGCAACAAATACTTCTTGAAGACGCATAAGGCGAACAAGCACGGTATCTATGAACCGGCACCAGGCAATGGAAGTTCGGACGTGACGAGTTCTGCCCTGTCCGCCATGAGCAATCCCTTCAATCCGATTCATCAGCTATCACAGGTGTTTCagatgcagcaacagcaacactcTGGTGTTCCCATGTCTAGCGAACAGATAGAAAAACTCGCTACTCATCACACGTCTGCTGCCGATGCTGCCGAACGTATCCAGTCCCAAGCGATGCTCCACTCTCAAGCACAATCCATTACGGCGAGCCagcaaaatcaatcaaacgcCGGGAAGACGATGCAACAGTTACCGATGCGTTCGGCTCTCTCGCCCAAGGTTTCCGTGGTACCAAATCAAATACAACCCACCGTTTTTTGTGACATTTGTTTCAAGAAGTTCAGCAGTCTCAGCGCAATGCGCAAACATCGCAGCAAGGCACACGAGCTTTCAAGCAGTAATCATcagctgcaacaacagcaacagcagcagcagcagcaacaacaacagcagcaccagcaacaacttcatcaacatcaacaacagcagcaacatcaacttCAGCAGCAATTACAGCAACATCTGCAGCAGCAGTATCATCAGCAACTGCAGACACAACAGCAGGCGAAGCTCGCTGTCGGCAGACAAGAAGCTTCAGAATCGGGATTAGATACACCCTCGGGTATTACAGGTGCTGGAGGATCACTGCAGCTTCCCGACGGTTTCCGGGAGGACTACACGATCGAGCAGGAGGATGCCACATTTACACCGCAACCACGCAAGCTCTCACCACACTCGATGCAGGCAGCCAAGGAGGCAAACTTTTCAGCTGACAAGCTGCGCCGTCTCGGTGTAGTTAACCCGGAGGCATTCTGTGAGATTTGTTGCAAGGAGTActgtaataaatatttcctgCGTACCCACAAGCTGAAACGGCACGGCATCCTTCCGACACCGGATGAGTTGAAGGACGAAGGTCGCCAACCGTGGGCACCGTTCTTACAAACGAGCCCACTGAATCTGATCATGGGTGGTACGGCGGCAGATGTCATGAGTGCACAGATGGCCCTGCAAGCAGCTTCTCCTTCCTCGCTGCGAAAACTAATGGCGACAGACGAGTTAAGTAGTAGCGATCCTGTTGCGATCGAAGGCGCGAAAGGAGTCGAGATCAAGCGTGAACAGTCACCTCCAGCCAAGATGGACAATGGGGGTGCGGATTCGGATGATCAGCAACAGTCGGATGGTGGAATAGCGGGCCCTGGCAATGAGAATGATGCTGGTCGTGACGGTGCTAGTGATGAAGATGCCGAGGCGATCAGTGTTGATCTGCAGAAATTGCAATCAATGATCATGCAGCTGAACGATCTCAACAGTATCCAGCAGCGTAAAGTGAGTTGTGGTGTGTGTGGCAAGGATCTGGCTAACCAGTATCTGCTACATGCGCATATGATACAAGAACATGGTGCACTTGGGATGGACAATAACAACGGTCCAAAGGGATCCCGTGCTACGACACCGACGGATATGCCCGAGACTTGCAAGCACTGCGATAAAGAGTTCGCCAACGTGTACATGCTGAAGCAACATTTGGTGGAGATACATGGAGGAATGTCGGGTATGCCAAGTCCCAAGCGCGAAGGTTTCGTCACTCCCGAGCGTCCAACAACGGTACCGTCGGGTGTTGGCAACGGTGGACCAGGCAGTGGAGGTACCATCCCGATGCCACCTGGTGCTCCCGGCTATGGTGAGCGTAAGCCAAGTTACTCGATGACTCCAACTAGCAGCTATTGCGAGATTTGCAACAAGGAGCTGTGCAACAAGTACTTCATGAAGACGCACATGCAGCGTATGCATGGCATCGAGATCGAGAACGGTGCCCAGATAGGTGGTGTCGTGTGCAACATATGCAACAAGGAGCTCTGCAGCAAGTATTTCTTGCGCGtccacaaacacaacacacacggcATCGTGGAGGAGGGTGCACCACTGCCACAACCACGTCAAAATGGATCATCGGCAATCGTCGGTGTTAATGACATGGGACCAGGTGAGACTGGCGACGGTGGTTCCTTCCCGGGTAGTGATCTAAAACCAGGCGAAGTTAGCGATCTTAGCAATCGCTACTACTCCCACTTCACCGAGGTGTGTCCACTGTGTAGTCGACGATTCCGTAGTGCAAAGTGGTTACGGGCACATCTGTTGAGCGATCACGGGAAGGTAGGCGTCGAGAAGCTAAAGGACATAGAGCAGAAGCTCGGTTCGAACGTTCCGAATGGTGGTGGTTTGTTGGGAAATGGAGCCAATTCGGGCGGTGGCAGTGGAAACAGCCGGAGCAAATCAAACAGTCCTTCGCTGAAAGTGCCGAATGGGTTGAATGATGGCAAGTACGGTTCCAAGTCACCATTTGGAGGATTAAGCCCAGCTGAGGCAGCCAAATTTCTTCCGAAAGGTTCTGCTATTCCCACATTGTTTGGGACGGATCAACCTACGTCTCCAATGGGTGGTTTGAAAGGATACCAGTGTTCGTACTGCTCGTTTGCAACTCCACTTTTGCCGCTGCTCTTTATCCATGAGCGATCACATTCCAGCTTGACGATCGTGCAGCAACAGTtgctccagcagcagcagcaacaccatcaGCAGGAGGAAGCTCaggcagcagcggcagcagccgcagcagcagcagcagcagccattGGAACGGCACCGTTCGTTCCGTTGCTCAAATCCGAATCGGCCGTCTCGTTGGCGAAAGATCAATCCGCTAACCAGCTCATGCCGGGCACTTCTTCCGAGACACCTTCGTCAACGCCGGCATCTACACCGGTTCCATCCTTATCGCAGGAGGCGCTCAATCTACACCACCAGACACGATCGCAGAGTCCTGAACGGGCAGGATCGCCACGTGATCCAGATCCACCAACAGCAAACACGAAACCAACCTCTCCAAAGCCCGCTTCTCCACCGTCGGCAGCGGGAAGTGAACCAACAGCGATGCTATCGGAGGTGGCCAACATTACCCAACGTCCGGCAGTGTACGCGCTGCCCCAACAGGCCGGCCCCCTCATGATGCAGTCGTTCCTGATTGAGGAGTCGCTCAGCGATGGTGCTGGTGGTCGCACGCGCAAGGACTCAACCGACAAGTCGGAGGGCCCGCTAGGACAGGATCACAGGTTCGTACCAGCTGTTGTTTTCTTACCCGTTAAAGAGCGTATCCTAACGCCGATGACAATATCGTTCAATCTGAGTCCCGCCTAGGGAGATCTCAGGATAAACTGGAGCTTCCGAGCCCCGAACCTGCAGACGGGCTCGTCTAGTCAAATTTTCCGCGAGCGCACAGACTGTGCgtgatgaaatgaaatcaaaaatgTATCGCAAAGAAAATCCGCAAATACGTACGTAAAAACTTATCCCccttaaaaaagaaaccaaaccaCAACTAATCTATTGGCAAATGTATGATTATGAATGCTAATGAAtgtaaaaacgtaaaattaaaGTAGAATTCTTACCAGCAGAATTACGATTCCTTGATGGTAAACTTATCGTTCGTGAGGAGCAGAGAGCAGAAAGctgccattttgtttcattttgaaaaCCACTTGTAGAGAAATTCACACACAGCTAAATAAGAGCGGGCATCAATTCGTCACGTTTCTACCTCAGGGTATCATCCAATACGGTTTttggatacaaaaaaaaagaaagaaagctaAAACCA
Proteins encoded in this window:
- the LOC125762042 gene encoding uncharacterized protein LOC125762042 — encoded protein: MAASVYATPPPDLSGEEAVLSDASNSSQTNSSHSSTLKASKRTLSSSFLNAATTQSSTLTTTSQLSSDSLPDLSKKRRKQSMPIRFSANGTAIEIPANAGSDTVVDIDERSLDGARENVHDDAPEADQERAEADSSPNPTSPAMENGDDEGAALLEEQQNNFQKIFLSNLSQLQQKHLQLQQQNSEGFLGLANTGATLPENFLTSKLNSFIAMSGARADRESSSQARSDDEQEVNEERPQSIADEPEQRNKSREQSPVIKSVTSMDGIQKSRETDPEGNTPPPPTSNSVPGNEDKIAEQPSNTTSPPKISLKKELLMDPEWDGEIRSNFPKADDWISIAGLSFPFPPEAAAALSASGYLPQLPLLGVPTVSAFGTSADGNSRPGVPPLRIFNPEAYCDLCNKEFCNKYFLKTHKANKHGIYEPAPGNGSSDVTSSALSAMSNPFNPIHQLSQVFQMQQQQHSGVPMSSEQIEKLATHHTSAADAAERIQSQAMLHSQAQSITASQQNQSNAGKTMQQLPMRSALSPKVSVVPNQIQPTVFCDICFKKFSSLSAMRKHRSKAHELSSSNHQLQQQQQQQQQQQQQQHQQQLHQHQQQQQHQLQQQLQQHLQQQYHQQLQTQQQAKLAVGRQEASESGLDTPSGITGAGGSLQLPDGFREDYTIEQEDATFTPQPRKLSPHSMQAAKEANFSADKLRRLGVVNPEAFCEICCKEYCNKYFLRTHKLKRHGILPTPDELKDEGRQPWAPFLQTSPLNLIMGGTAADVMSAQMALQAASPSSLRKLMATDELSSSDPVAIEGAKGVEIKREQSPPAKMDNGGADSDDQQQSDGGIAGPGNENDAGRDGASDEDAEAISVDLQKLQSMIMQLNDLNSIQQRKVSCGVCGKDLANQYLLHAHMIQEHGALGMDNNNGPKGSRATTPTDMPETCKHCDKEFANVYMLKQHLVEIHGGMSGMPSPKREGFVTPERPTTVPSGVGNGGPGSGGTIPMPPGAPGYGERKPSYSMTPTSSYCEICNKELCNKYFMKTHMQRMHGIEIENGAQIGGVVCNICNKELCSKYFLRVHKHNTHGIVEEGAPLPQPRQNGSSAIVGVNDMGPGETGDGGSFPGSDLKPGEVSDLSNRYYSHFTEVCPLCSRRFRSAKWLRAHLLSDHGKVGVEKLKDIEQKLGSNVPNGGGLLGNGANSGGGSGNSRSKSNSPSLKVPNGLNDGKYGSKSPFGGLSPAEAAKFLPKGSAIPTLFGTDQPTSPMGGLKGYQCSYCSFATPLLPLLFIHERSHSSLTIVQQQLLQQQQQHHQQEEAQAAAAAAAAAAAAAIGTAPFVPLLKSESAVSLAKDQSANQLMPGTSSETPSSTPASTPVPSLSQEALNLHHQTRSQSPERAGSPRDPDPPTANTKPTSPKPASPPSAAGSEPTAMLSEVANITQRPAVYALPQQAGPLMMQSFLIEESLSDGAGGRTRKDSTDKSEGPLGQDHRFVPAVVFLPVKERILTPMTISFNLSPA